The following proteins are co-located in the Microcystis wesenbergii NRERC-220 genome:
- a CDS encoding DUF6515 family protein, which translates to MKRALCQNLCVLAALLLGTSLLVTDYVDARGGGGGGSRGGGGGSRGGGGASPRVSRSSDLQNRGNFSNRSQPSRDFSGRQGERQTSQQTRQGERTERQGERQTSQQTRQGERTERQGERQTSQQNRQGERSERTDIRQGERSERQGERQQQVGDRQQNRQNFIDDNRNGYWRGGGWYGGGYYVPPGWGWVGLTTGLVIGSALATLPPYYNTVYVGSTSYIYSDGIYLQPSGSSYTVVAPPIGAIVTYLPDGCTTITADNTLYYNCSGIYYRPLFENGSTVYQVVRF; encoded by the coding sequence ATGAAAAGAGCTTTATGTCAAAACTTATGTGTTCTTGCCGCCCTCCTCTTGGGTACAAGTTTACTGGTAACGGATTATGTGGACGCTCGCGGTGGCGGTGGTGGCGGTAGTCGTGGCGGTGGCGGTGGTAGTCGTGGCGGTGGTGGAGCTTCCCCACGGGTTAGCCGCAGTAGTGATCTGCAAAACCGAGGCAATTTTAGTAATCGTTCCCAACCCTCTAGAGATTTTTCTGGAAGACAGGGGGAACGGCAAACCAGTCAACAAACCCGTCAAGGGGAACGCACGGAAAGACAGGGTGAACGGCAAACCAGTCAACAAACCCGTCAAGGGGAACGCACGGAAAGACAGGGTGAACGGCAAACCAGTCAACAAAACCGGCAGGGGGAACGCAGCGAAAGAACCGATATCCGTCAAGGGGAACGCAGCGAAAGACAGGGTGAACGGCAGCAGCAGGTTGGTGATCGCCAACAGAACCGTCAGAACTTTATTGACGATAATCGCAACGGTTACTGGCGTGGTGGCGGTTGGTACGGTGGCGGTTATTATGTCCCCCCGGGTTGGGGTTGGGTGGGGTTAACCACTGGCTTAGTCATCGGTTCAGCGCTCGCTACTCTCCCCCCCTACTACAATACCGTCTATGTGGGTTCCACTTCCTACATTTACTCGGACGGCATCTATCTTCAGCCTAGCGGTAGTTCCTACACGGTGGTGGCCCCTCCAATCGGTGCGATTGTCACCTATCTTCCCGACGGCTGTACCACAATCACGGCTGACAATACACTTTATTACAATTGCAGCGGTATTTACTATCGGCCCCTGTTTGAGAATGGTTCTACGGTTTATCAGGTGGTTCGCTTCTAA
- a CDS encoding RNA-guided endonuclease InsQ/TnpB family protein, with the protein MLVVEAKLKNGTPEQYQKLDEAIRTSQFVRNSCVRYWMDNQGTTRNDLQKLCSVLANNKETPWVNKLNSQARQSAADRAWQSITRFYQNYHANIPEKKGFPRFKKHSRSVEYKLTGYKLSDDRRKIKFTDGFKAGEFDLWCSQKTLVYYSEQQIKRVRVVRRADGYYCQFLIDVERQEYHKPTGQITGIDLGLKEFYTDAQGNTVENPRYLRKSEKRLKKAQRRLSKKFRQGKKQSNNYHKQRIKVAKLHLKVSRQRKDKAIKDALALVQSNDLVVYEALKVRNLVKNRKLAKSISDASWYQFTEWLNYFAKIYQIVCVAVPPHFTSQDCSVCGTRVQKTLSTRTHQCPNCKTVLDRDHNAAINILKKGLKYLGNHLNASTSLGIDTERSRSVNGTVGQTETDPNALGESGLWILNGDIENLSCLVEQGISDSDRSRIPRHSVA; encoded by the coding sequence ATGCTAGTCGTAGAAGCCAAGTTAAAAAATGGGACACCAGAACAATACCAAAAACTTGATGAAGCTATTAGAACTTCTCAGTTTGTGCGTAACTCTTGTGTTCGTTATTGGATGGACAATCAAGGAACAACCCGCAATGATCTCCAAAAACTTTGCTCGGTACTAGCTAACAATAAAGAGACACCATGGGTAAATAAATTAAACTCTCAAGCACGTCAATCTGCTGCTGATAGAGCCTGGCAATCAATTACTAGGTTTTACCAGAATTATCATGCTAATATACCAGAGAAAAAGGGGTTTCCTCGGTTCAAAAAGCATAGTCGTTCTGTTGAATACAAACTAACAGGCTACAAACTCTCTGATGATCGACGTAAAATTAAATTTACCGATGGCTTTAAAGCAGGAGAATTTGATTTATGGTGTAGTCAAAAGACCTTAGTTTATTATTCAGAACAACAGATTAAACGGGTAAGAGTTGTTAGACGTGCTGACGGTTATTATTGCCAGTTTCTGATTGACGTAGAACGGCAAGAATACCATAAACCAACGGGACAAATAACAGGAATTGACTTAGGGTTAAAAGAGTTTTATACCGACGCTCAAGGCAATACTGTAGAGAATCCACGTTATTTAAGAAAGTCAGAAAAACGACTGAAAAAAGCACAAAGGAGATTATCCAAAAAGTTTCGTCAAGGAAAGAAACAGTCTAACAACTATCACAAGCAACGGATAAAAGTAGCCAAGCTTCACCTGAAAGTATCAAGACAACGTAAAGACAAAGCAATTAAAGACGCTTTGGCGTTAGTCCAGTCTAATGATTTGGTAGTCTATGAAGCTTTAAAGGTAAGAAACTTAGTCAAAAACCGTAAGCTTGCCAAGTCGATTTCTGATGCTTCTTGGTATCAATTCACCGAATGGTTGAATTATTTTGCCAAGATTTATCAGATTGTTTGTGTTGCTGTTCCTCCCCATTTTACTAGCCAAGATTGTTCAGTTTGTGGTACGAGAGTTCAAAAAACCTTAAGCACTAGAACTCATCAATGCCCCAATTGTAAAACAGTCTTGGATAGGGATCATAATGCAGCCATCAACATTCTTAAAAAAGGGTTGAAATATTTGGGAAATCATCTCAATGCCTCGACTTCGCTCGGCATTGACACTGAGCGAAGTCGAAGTGTCAACGGTACTGTTGGGCAAACAGAAACCGACCCAAACGCCTTGGGAGAGTCCGGTCTCTGGATTCTTAATGGAGACATTGAGAATCTAAGCTGTCTCGTTGAACAAGGAATTTCCGATAGTGATAGGTCAAGAATCCCCCGTCACAGCGTAGCTTGA